One window of the Cryptococcus neoformans var. grubii H99 chromosome 12, complete sequence genome contains the following:
- a CDS encoding cytoplasmic protein: protein MTAFPSLAAVFLTYFDDIKGQSVLYYSSLPDIPEGTIEHATLPSGLHNLSEDLICFRHHGRPGVGLFRSREKPEGENRGRGRTMGVVGVVLEEEDVTNLYSSKSALEEIYDKLENLSQSPFISSAEQDGERDNVLDEVWETYRADKVRKLETAIDEGKENELDRVHKLITERGRVPAVHPIAFMPLLLGILGPNIVPVYKAALSGQHILLYSQPPILPLSALAWNIWALSLPPRAALANGEAEISEWLGNVGLMDLDNVKAKKGGWVATTSDMIFKSHTKLYDIFIDLSSNPLPPTPVSSPSSFTSPSPIILSTSTSPSSSSATPLTYTLPSLPLYRSLLLLTSSPPTIHAGMWKEGGWWLVIYELLEKVWKVCVGVCEFAAGRGNIGMQGGGVRLQDGEEEEQLLDNAGEDDLLDLLEEAGDEAATVQGDSAPEPEEDEAVRQGRLILRQLFHHTYHLHSHLLSVLNGRPRGERSMGQLSDLEVKTLSGRWAGAQDAMFWRGVARRWGSIVDLDEE, encoded by the exons ATGACCGCATTCCCCTCTTTAGCAGCCGTCTTCCTAACCTACTTTGACGACATCAAAGGTCAATCCGTCTTGTACTACTCCTCCTTACCAG ATATCCCAGAGGGAACGATCGAACATGCCACGCTCCCCTCAGGTCTGCATAACCTTTCTGAAGATCTGATCTGTTTCCGACACCATGGTCGTCCTGGAGTAGGTCTGTTTAGGAGCCGCGAAAAGCCAGAAGGGGAGAATAGGGGGCGGGGACGGACGATGGGTGTCGTCGGTGTGGTTTTAG aggaagaggatgtaaCAAATCTGTATAGCTCCAAGTCCGCTTTGGAAGAGATATACGACAAACTAGAAAATCTCTCTCAATCACCATTCATCTCCTCTGCCGAACAAGATGGCGAGAGGGACAACGTTCTAGATGAAGTATGGGAAACGTATCGAGCGGACAAGGTGAGGAAATTAGAAACAGCTATAGacgaagggaaggagaacgAGTTGGACAGGGTGCACAAGCTTATCACCGAGCGAGGAAGGGTGCCT GCGGTACATCCTATTGCTTTcatgcctcttcttctcggtATTCTTGGTCCAAATATTGTGCCGGTATACAAGGCCGCCCTATCTGGGCAACATATA TTGCTCTACTCTCAGCCACCCATCTTGCCTCTTAGCGCTCTTGCCTGGAATATCTGGGCTCTctcgcttcctcctcgggCCGCTCTTGCCAACGGAGAGGCTGAAATATCTGAATGGTTGGGAAACGTCGGCttgatggatttggataATGtaaaggccaagaagggTGGTTGGGTTGCTA CAACCTCGGATATGATTTTCAAGTCCCATACCAAGCTATATGATATCTTCATCGATCTTTCATCCAACCCTCTGCCACCGACCCCTGtatcatccccttcttccttcacctccccctcccctaTTATTCTCTCTACCTCTACCtccccctcttcatctAGCGCAACGCCCCTTacttacactctcccctccctccctctctaccgctccctcctccttcttacATCATCCCCACCTACAATCCATGCCGGAAtgtggaaagaaggcggaTGGTGGTTGGTCATCTACGAATTACTTGAGAAAGTCTGGAAAGTCTGTGTGGGAGTCTGCGAGTTTGCTGCGGGGAGAGGTAATATAGGAATGCAAGGTGGTGGTGTGAGGTTGCAAgacggtgaagaagaggaacagTTGCTGGATAACGCCGGAGAGGACGATTTGCTTGATCTTCTGGAAGAGGCTGGGGATGAAGCCGCAACTGTACAAGGGGACTCAGCGCCCGAgccagaagaggatgaagcggTTCGTCAGGGAAGACTTATCCTCCGTCAGCTGTTCCATCACACTTATCATCTACATTCGCATCTTCTTTCGGTGCTCAACGGCAGGccgagaggagaaagatcTATGGGACAATTGTCAGATCTTGAAGTGAAGACCCTGTCTGGTCGATGGGCAGGCGCGCAGGATGCAATGTTTTGGAGAGGGGTAGCTAGGCGATGGGGTTCAATCGTTGACCTTGACGAAGAATAA